DNA from Phragmites australis chromosome 16, lpPhrAust1.1, whole genome shotgun sequence:
CGTGGGTATTAATCGCGTGCGGTTAGTTCTTAGCCACTGCCCCAGGTATGCTCCGTCGCCCAGCTCCACTCTAACCGCCGTCTGACGCCCCTCCGACCGTGGCTCACTGTCGATAAGGCCCCAACTAAGTTCAATGTCGCGTGTAGAACCCCAGCAACCTTTTCCCTTCGTGAACCCTAGTGGGACCGTGATTCTGGCGAGCTCACCGTCGTAAATCCATCGCGATTGCTCATCGCCGGCCAATCCCCTTTTGTCGCTCTGCTCCGCCAGTGCACCCGCGCGCAAGCGAACGCGTGGTTGGACCCGTCGCGCGCCGCGTAGCCAGCTGAGCAGGCTGTGGCTTGGCCCGGTAGCGATAGGCTTGCCAGGCCAACCAAGCCACCCCAAAGGCAGCGCCCCagtgggccggcccagctccGTAGCCCGCTAAACTGGCCAACCCAACACTAGTGGATCGAGTATTGTGCAGCCTAGTATTGTGTGTCCCAAGCCCAAGCTTGACCCAGTCCAAGCCCATTTCGGCCCAATCCCAGCTACTATGCATGTGGGCCCATGTTACTATTCATGCCGGTCCCACCCATGAGTAGTTCCATTCgtattttctcgattttcattagattaaatcttctggagtcataacttctccgttcttgctctgattttggcgattctttcgctgaaATTAATCTAAATTTAAGATCTACCTATGTATCctagtgtgatatccattatggctcatttggctttccatttggtgttatttgattcttttctaCTATAGCATGTTAATGATTGTATTTATAATTACAGAACCGTCAGAATTTTGTGAGTGCTACGCAGGAAGCGtcaggagcgaggaagatcctAACTATaaccaagatcttaaagaaacCTATATTTTCAGATAATTCACATGATGAACTAAAACttaacttattatcgcatgcgCTATGTATCgcacttttacaaactacttatgGTAGTTACTCCTATCAAACACTTGTCATGCCTTAAATATCCTCattcagaatacatatcatcctAGGATTTaactgttgttatctatattaacgttggACAACACATTGacatctagcatgcttaggattgaatacgtctcctagGAGACATCGCCTTtaaaatacatctcttcggagataacaatttactattatcaatgttaactcatatactatcaatccttgatggttgtaaaatccttgatgttgtGTGGGATATAGGGGGTGATGTATAAAAATGATTGAAAATTGTTTTGGCGCAGGCAAGTATAGTGGTCCTCCTGGGAGAATGCTCTTGGGGGCTAGAGTTACCTGGTGGTATATATTACCAATGAAGATGCATGACCCGGTCGCTTAAGGACTGAGTCATGCaccgtctagcctagccaccTAGTGCAACCATACATCCTGAATGGGTAgaacttgacttctccttcactagattgagttgggcatcatactaggaggctaagGAGTAGTGAGGAGTCAGGTGACCATTTGTCCCTCTGTCTGAATATTTCGAGAGATGGCATAGCCAATCTAGTGTTCAATCCAAGGACTCTGGTGCTTAGGGTATCACATAGAAAAGCCCGATAGGAAACATGATTAGAGTGTCTCGATATAATTCGCTCCTCCGCTCACAACAGTTGAAGGCTGAGCATATTGCGttggtacagtgtacaacctctgcagaatgTAAACCTGTTCTAGTCATGTCGACGGTCATAGACATGTGATAGCAGAAATCacgttgactagactcagggtgcgtgtgtcttgatgagtgaatgtgtggactagatgtccgtatgatgagattgctggctcaatccgttagaagctgtgtggtactagaggtacattAGAGGTAATGATAGGGATTACAGaatgaggtgtagcccctcctaagACCAAAAACCCCcaaatatagcttgttacctggttttgaactatttaaattgttttaaagtcaatcacagatgatacaattgaatacttgcataaactgttttacgcttaaaactaaaccgtaaggTCTCATCCTTGAATTACTCCtctatgcatctatcaacacctagaagtagtatagggcttgctgattACCTTCCATATTCATTTTTGCTGTAATTTAGATGAGGAAGTCGATGCTGATTTTACCAGAGGTGAAGACGAGGATGAAAGGTAGTTTTAGAAGTCGTGTTTGCACCCTACCTACTTATGGCTTGAGTCTTTACTTTCCgctatgttttgttttatattcGGTCatgtttgtaatatattgtatgGTTTGTAAACTTATTGTACTCTGAATCTTAAtatttatgtacgaagtttgactatgatactataactgttataTTATACGTACTAGCTACTTAATTCAGAGATTGATATAGAAGACATAGGAGATATCGGGTTCGGTGTCTTACAATGGACCAGAAGGACCTATTTTTTTCGATTTTTGAAATGCATCTATTTCTGCTaaattaagaaataaaaaattcgtGTCGATTTCGCAACGCGGATCCAGAGAATTGCTGCGGGCCCCCCGGGATCACAGGTTCctaagcccatacaaaactgAGGCCCTTCGGCGTGCGGTTGCAGCTCTCGTGTGTACGACCCAGCCCATACCGCCGCACGGCGCGGTTCCCACTGGACGCAGCAGGAAGCAGCCCACCTAATTCCTCGGCGCCCGACTGGTCTACGGCCCAAACCCACCTTTTGCGGGCTTGCACGGCACGTCTTACGGCGTGCGCGCGAGCACCCAGCAGCCCAGCTCTAGAACCGGAACTTGAGCAAACTTACCCTACGCGTTCTTCCCGGCATGGCGCCTTCGGTCTTCGGAAGCCTACTTTGCACGTGCCGCGTCCTATCTTCACTAGTCATGCTCAGGTCATCCGCGTCCGCGAAGGAGTGAACTGCGTGGATGAAAAGGACAACGAGATTACACAAGCATTGGGACGTCAATCTCGTAAGTTCTAGAAATGGAAGATACTAAGTGATGGTATTACCGTAATACAGTTGGGAACATCCCATTCCCACGTTTGCTGATTCTCATGCAATTTACGTCCCGGTTTCGAAGTTTAGGAGATCCAAGcaagtttcattttttttttcattggcAGCATCGTAAAAAAAGtttcataataaaaaagaatatataaTATCAGACACCGATCTCTAATTACTTGGCGTCACTCTTTTATTAGACTATTTGTTGGCCTCACTTTTTTATTAGACTATTTGTTAGAGCTCTGGCTATCAACTCGATCTCAAATTTGAAGTAtataagttaaaataaaataatttaaatatatatttttaatttaaaataaaaaataattagcgCGCTAGCGCCCTCCCTCGCACACGATCTCAGACAGGATGTCCTTTCCTTTTCCGGTAATAGAGCGTGCCCCTcatctttccttttttattcCACCTGCCCAGTCGCCTGTCTCTTCCGCACTTGCAACAGCTCCATCACTTTTCGTTTCAATCCAGAAAACAAGAATTGACGAGAAAAACTTAGAAAAAGAACACAACGTTTGCAccgtgaaaaatatttgaaaggATTGATCCTGTAAAAATTTAGGAAAactttttttgcaaaagaatTGTTGTAAAAAATTGGAACaaacttttttgaaaaatatttgtggAAAAAAGTCGGAACAAACTTTTTTGCaaaatatttgttgaaaatTTGGAACAAACTTTTCACTGATACTGTCAATATTTATGAAAGCTTTTCTACATAAGAtttgtgcaaaaaaaattgcaacaaacTTATTTGCAAAAGGATTTGTGGAAAAAAATTTTGGAACAAATTTTCTTTAGAATTTTTAAGAGAACTGATACCATGAAAATTTAGGAAAACTTTTTTGCAAAAGATTTGTGTAAAAAATTAGAACAAACTTATCACCGGATTAAAAAAATCAGCGCAAAAGATCAATTGAAAAAATGTTAGCAGCAAAAATTAGAGAGAGTGTGAAAGATGTGGGTAGCATCGCTCTTTTCGGTAGCGGCCGCCGGTGCTCCGGCAACCTCGCCCTATGCCCCTGATTTGCATTCCTCATCCTCTCGGATCTGGATCTAAGACGGAGAGAGGGTCGCTCTGACGGGCCTCTAGTCGTTGAGCTCTGGCAAACTCACTCTGTTATCGCTCTGTTATTCCTCCCCCCGGTTCCTTGATTCGTGAGTGACATAGAGAGATGACCAGAGAAGGGGAAGATGTTTGCGTCTTGCGTGGATGGAGAAGGTAACGCTAGTGctctaaaaattaattttatctAAATTCTTGACAAATTCAACTTAAGAATTTATTAAGCTAAAAATATTTAGCTAGAGTTGTATCAAACATGCGTTTAATATAAATTAACCGCTCTACCATCTCACTCCCCTTCTCTTGAAATCTAGCAGAGAGCCGTGCCCGTTCAATCTAGAAGAACTCGCTTTTGGGCTTTGTACCATGATCGTTTGggtggccgttcttagttggaaaaaaaatccataattAATAGGTTAAGAGCAGGAATATGAGGCAGAAAGTAATATAGGATCAGCGAAGGCACTGCTTGTGGGATGGTAGCCCACAATGTCCTGCTACATCGGAAACCGAGGAAGGGGAATGAAACTGACTGTTTCTTTTAGTTTTGGAAAATTAAGTGGATAAGTATTTTAGTTTGtttgtaataagttattaaTGATATTGGATTTGAGTTGAATTTAGTTGGTATAAATTTATTTGTGTGTGATTTTGCTTAAGGCTAATCAAAGTTAGAGCTGAAGTTTTTATCtcactcaccggataatccggtgtgagAGCTTttaacctcaccggatagtccgatgtgtAATAGGTATAAGCATAGGAGCATTACAATGCACAGGTAGAAATGAAGgttctcactggaaggtccggtgtaaGGCACAAAGAGGACGGGACTAATTCCAGTAGAGAAGAAGTTTTCGGTGTCAGGATGAAGATagtgcaccggatggtccggttaTAGCGaaatggtcctattagactatgattatgattttagtgattaatgataatataatcaatgggactaacatgtttattaagaatatatgtgagtagatctcatggatgcaatacatgaagaagtcaccgcaaccggaacaaagttggactgaattagagaagtcataGGAAAATTTGTCTCATcgaatggtccgatgctctgggtgttaaactcaccggaacatatttgacaaagggagagaggcctgaagacctcaccggaagctCCGGTGAtcagcaagtgtgctcaccggagcaattcttctagagaagggTGTCGCGTTGAAGGATGAAAGTTAAGCATAATTGTATAGTTCGATGATCAAAGCATGGTAATACCGGAGTGTTTCTGTTCAGAAGGCTGAATGTAACAACCCACCGGTAAGTCCTGTGATTAGAGGAAGAAGCATATCgaagcatttccaccagagaaggttgcagccgtggaagattgaagatcaacacgccagaatatccggtgataaagcaaggctacaccggaTAATGAGCAGTGCAAAAAGGCAGAATAAAGTTTAAGgtatcagatagtccggtgataaagtgatgtgcaccagatgttctcaccggagcaatttacacagagaagaaagaaaagctcgAATGgttcaggataactcaccagatagtccagtgatggagataAAATATATACCGGAGTGTCTagtattcacagaggcttgagtgaggttccaacggctagtttgtaagagtctactcaccggatgatccggtgttggtactattgttctcaccgaattactcggtgttaacaacttttttgagtcgttgggttaacggctagtgcgcgggtttgagactataaatacctctctacTCAATCATTCgaatgtgtggcatgctgctggagtctagaggaagctcatacacacttgagaagacatccaagccaccaaagtgtttaaagtgatcatttaagatgattaagcacaataCTAAAGAGTGATCAGTGcttatagatctagagagagtgttgctaggtgattgctgcctagagagtggatcaaaatGTGATCTaaccttgtaccaagaggtacaatgGCACATTGGAGTCTTGTGAGTTGTTggcaagcttgttaaccctctgacttgatgtggagcggtGGCATGGTGATTGTGCGagaacgcggagacccttgccttagtggctcaagctccgaagtgatcgaCAGTAAGGAACCGAATGAGAGGCTAATGATGAGATCTtgtcttagtggcttggtggctcatccgggtggaggctttgtctttgtgatttggtggctcaagagccgtgatagggtgccgaccgggagcatatcctttgtggagctccaatatggattaggagtggcattcataccatcgatactacataataaaaatttcttgtgtcgagtttgctctctctaccttatttacattttcgcatttacattcttgcaatttaacttcttagataggttgcaagtgctttgatcggtagagtagatacactaaataaatctaaagcacatctagatagaaattgatataggtttatcttgtgcaGTTTTTGGACCCGAATAgattttaagtgtcataatttacccctccctcttaggacgtcacatatcccttcaattagtatcagagctagggctcataTCTAGCTTTTCAATTTTATGTTATaacttcacacctttcacaaggtttcaccaattGAAGTGGCAtatgagccttagtctcattgtgatcagTTAGGCTTACCGTATTGAGTTGTGACATTCGGGTTTGGGTtggattctcatagtgcttcacttttcgatggcacaaactttctccggtggaaaattctaataacttgttatttgcaagctcgatggttagatgtttggagagacACCGAGAAAGGGATAAGACAACGCATCATCaataaggagagacaattaTATGCATTAgacaagagtatccttttatcagctatatgtgttgatgcattaatcgtatttattctctcaccaatgtacatgatatttggaatagtctcattgaaatacatgaaggcacaaaggatgtgcgcaatgagaaatatcatgtactTGTTACTAAACTCAACGGCTTCAAGCAACTACcacatgaaagtgctaatgatatgtatttatgtttgaatatttttgtgtTAGGTTTAACACTAATTAAAGATGATCAGttatgagaaaaatacttcaagctcttcttccgaaatataagttgatagtctccatcatctacgacaacaatgatattaaaaagatgacttcaagtcaagtgctcagtAAGATCACCGCCTATGATATGATAATGAACATAGGGATGGAAGCTTCTTTCTCATTCAACACCAaaaaccttactctcacaagcaagcaagctcaatatcGACATATGAAGGCAATGGTGAGAAGACAAGAGCCAGAGTCaaactcaagcgaagatgatggtgatcaagatgaagagagctatgaagaggatgatcaaagcacatcaagtgatgaagaaattgatcctaagatggtcgagctcttctcaaagttagaaaATAACATGAAGATGATCAAATACCAATGTTGATCAtgctatctccattgaagacttgtccaacacaattgatcatatcaagaaggagaagaagatcaagaacaagagagagataaggagaagagccaaagtattcgcaagcataggaagatgagtgagcaacgatgaagagtcaagctcaagtgatgaaagcttcaccatcctcccctccaagaaaagctcttccacaaggtcgtcatcacacaaaTCGTCATCgtgcaagtcatcacacaagtgcctcatggccaaaggtatggatagcgatgtaagtgatgatgaattcgatgaggattATCCTTTCTATGATATActctttcatttgatcaatgagaaacaaagggCCTTTAAGAAACAATcgaaagagcttaagaaattcaatacacttgATGACATTCctactacctttgtttctaattatgaacaattattgagcaaattcaatttgctaaacaaggagtatgatgagcttaaggctacATTTGAGTGCAtggaatctcaaactaaggttcACTTGaggcaatctacctctctatttaatttcaatcataaggtagatgtttctacttgttgtgatgatttaattgctttatctaactcacccttttgcaatgagatttgtgttaagaatgttgttgtaaAATAATCTAacaatctcattgcacaagataaTGATAAGCttaagtaagaagtggagaagctcaagaaggactttgCGAGTTTAAAGGgtaaaggacatgtccaaccttcttaagataaccgtgctttcatggtgaagaagcttttGGAGGGTCCACtgtgacatacttcaaatacCATTAAAAGGGTCACAAGTCCTTTCAGTGCaaataaatgaagaagaagaccaaggagaagaagatgatgacgaacctctccaaaaagacatctaacctctacaccaagtttaactacaagatcaagatcaagagcaaccactacaagctgaCGAAGAAGGACaatagcaaggtggttgcacacatagttgggagaaaggattggagctcgaaccaacccatttggatgcctaagaaagtcatcaccaacatgaaggagccctaatcgatttgggttccaaagaagacttgaagcccgaagcgGCTATGgagatttagagacttggctcaaaagatgaagtgaaggttcaagcaaagaagtcaagtatacaagtttgagcgctttgatgaaaatcatgatcatcatatacccaaatccatatctaaaggtaaaagaggtaaatggtagttagacttatgttcatgcatttttttttgtttctaccttatttgccttgtctaggattgcatatgcttattttaatttattgcaatgcctagtgtaggtttttaaatggtaggttgcttgtgtttatctctaacccatgagcaaacTACATGGTTTATCTCtaacccttgccttggtggctcaagctacgaagtgatcacgacggcacgGAATCAGAAGAGAGGCTATTGGTGAGAACTTGCcatggtggcttggtggctcatccgagtggaggtcttgtctttatgacttggtggctcaagagccgtgaccgggtgccgatcgggagcatatcctttgtggagtccaacgtggactaggggtgtcaagcaaaagggataccggtgcaagtgacaaggcagccaaAGGGATCAGAaatgggagagacttaccggcggttaagatcgcaagatggagtacacgcgtcaacatcgggatgcttgcttgagatCAAAGCAAGCAGATGTGaatcacactttgagaagcgtgtgagacggtttcgcggtttgacctcaaaactatGAAAGggtgaagtgcacatggtatcatcgcgaagctaagtcatgaaggtgtcatGACCGTTAAATATACGGAGCAAAATATGAACCAAAATGctccggtggtaggtaggagaccATTGTaagtgaggggtattttaggaataagaaaacttaagggctaagctacctctctatgcctataaatagaggtgtaGGACTGTAGAGAAGGGTGGAGCCagctatttgagagcctagAGATAGGTTTTAGAGAAGATAAGAGGATaacttagtctttgtaataggctagAGCTTTTATGAGAGAAAATATGCATAAAATAGGGCTAATCTCTGTGGTTAATGAAGTTCATTTTCTTGCATGAGTTTGTATTCATCTCCTTGTAGTCTCCTTCTTTGGTTTCTTGTGTTTCTTACCAAGTTGCTTGCTTTTGTGGCAATAACTTGTGGATTTGTGCTCCATGGAATCTAAGGTTCATATATCATCCATCAGAGCTATGGTTTTACTTGGTCTCAACTAAGTTTCTCTTTGTTTGCTTTCGTTTATGGTTTGATATGTGTTGGGTGACCAAAATATGAGTAGGCCATTAATATTGAAAGAAATTGGTTCGGGCGCATATTCATCCTCTCTAGTTACCATTTTCAGTCCTACAAGTTTTATGCTGCCATGTGTCTAAATCTCATCTCAAGAGGATCAAGAATTCATGGGAGTTATAGGATTTTCTTCCCTGCATGTGTAGTGTGTGAGCGAGCGTGCTTTTGTGCTCTCTGCTCTGATAGGCATTCTGGTTATGGCAGCGTGCTAAGTGTTCTGTGATGTTTGGATATGTCATGAAAATGCTCATGTTGGGATATGATGTTTGTCtacatttttttaacaaatgCATAGATGCGCAAATGCATAGATGCGCGATAGGTGTGGATACATGCTTTAGGGGCATCTGAAATGCAGATGTAAATATGCTGGAGCATTTGGACTATTCAAATTGACGataggtagtataaaactacaaTATATAAGTATCTTATATATATCTAGATTATATAGAGTTTTCTGTATTCTATGAGCATACGTTTGTACCTGGGAAAGGGATCCTTAGACATATGAATAATTTCTGCAAGTATTAGGGTATCTCATAAACAGAGAAATTTATTTCTAAGGGTAACAAAATTCTACTCAAAAAGGAGTTTAGAAACTACACAGTTTTTCCTATATATACAGAGTTAAAAACCCTGTGAAGGATAAGATACAAGCCCATTGCACAAGCCTTAAGAAGCTTCAAGCACACCACGAGCCACGAGACTTCTGTACTCGTGATCTACATTGACATATCATCAAAATTACATGCAAGGAGCcctcaactaggtttagatcctaTCTAGACTAGTCAAGACCCCTGTAATCTGTctcaagatcaatacaagatcaCATGACGTAGGACTATTATCACTCTAGAGGCTTAAACATAAACCTATGTGTTTTGGTGTACGCTTCAGCTATAGGGAGTATCCTCTATTTTATTCACGTATTTGTAAGATCGAAAATTTACTCGTCAACAGAAATGATTGAGCTTCCAATGATATACATCCCACTATAGAGGTTGTAAGAAATAATTTCAAACAGAAATTCGTCATGGTTATCCAACAGTGAGATAAAGATAAGCTGATTCTACTGGCTAATGGCTTGCATCTTTAGAATAATTTATATGTCTCTTCTTAATCTTTGTTTTTGGTctataatattcttctacgtaCTTTTCTTATTTTAACATTAATGCATAACTAGTAGATGTCGATCCTattatttcataaaaaaaatggcGACCTGGTTATTTCATTTCCATCATCAGATAACCAAGTACGACCACAATTTATTGCATCACACGGTACAAATGTCTGGATCACGGAGACAGAGACAGTGATGTTGTTCTATAGAACCAAGCACGCACATATGTACACATACTGACATGAATCCTTCTTATTTAAACAGGGACCAAGCGTAGGCACCCTTCACATATACGTCCTTCTGGCGTAAAAAATGTAAAAGCCCCGAGACAGACCACGGATCACCTTACCTCCCTGTGGCAATCAGACGCGTCAAGCCCAAGTTCAGTACTACTTACTCTACAAACaacttgctatccatcatagcTCGAGGAACACGAACTCCTCGATCGCCGGAATGGCCCCAATCTTCTCAAGCGTCTCCTTGTCGGGCTCCTCGTCGACACCGATGGCCATGATCGCCTGCTTGCCGCGGAAAGTACGGCCGACGCTCATGAAGCTGATGTTCACGTTCCTCTGGCCCAGAATGTTCCCGACCTTGCCGATCATCCCGGGCTGGTCGATCTGACGGCAGAGGATCAGGTTGCCCTCCAGGCTGACGTCCACCTCGTAGGGCCCGACGAGGGTGAGGTGCGGCACGCCGTACTTGACCCTGCCCTCGAGGACGATGTCCCCGGCGTCGCTGATCGCGCCGGCAAACTTGGACTGCACCTGCGAGAGGCGGACCTGGATGGACTCCAGCGGTGCCTCAGCGGTGGGGCTGTCGTGGGAGACTCGCTCCTCGATGATGCGGAGGCCGCGCTGCTTGGCCGTGTAGTCCGCGTTCACCAGGTTCACGAACGTGCTGGACACGGGCTCCACGATGCCCTTGGTGACCATCGCGCGGAGGAGCCTCGTGTCGAGATCGTCAGGGCCCCGGGCTGTGGTGTACACCACCTTCACGCCCTTGATGCCGCTATCGCCAGTGACGAGCTGCACAGCCATCCTGCCGAGCTTCTCTGCAAGGGAAACATATGGAGCAAGCTCTGACATAACCTGACAAGGGAAGATAAATTCATTAGATCGAGCTTGAAGTGTGAGACACCGACATATCGAGAAGCGTCGTACCTCAGCTGGGACCATGGGAGCATTCACGGCTGTCGCTGCGAGCTCGCCTCTCAGTGCACCAACCACGGCTTCTGCTATCTCGATAGCGACCCCTTCCTGCAATTTTGGTGAGTTCAGTGATGTTAGTACATCATGGGAGACAGAGGCAGGTGGTTCATATCAGTGCAGGACATGGTTGCAGGTAAGATGGAGACCTGGGCCTCCACTGTGCTTGCTCCAAGGTGGGGTGTTACAGTCACGTTCTCATGCAACACCAGCTTGCTGTCCTTCGGTGGGGGTTCCACGGTGAAGACATCAAGAGCCGCCTGCTCAACATTGGCAAAGAAAAGCTCCAGCTTTCAGAGAAGTCAATCTTCACATTAATGAGGTAAAATAACACCGAACTTAGGAAATTTCTGATCACCTGAGCAACTTTGCCGGAGTCAAGGGCCCTCACTAATGCATCTTCATCGATCACTCCACCCCTGGCCACATTGATGATCCGAACACCGGTCTTCATCTTCGCAAAGGACTCCTCGTTGAAGATCTTGGATGTTGTCGGTATCAGTGGCATGTGGAGGGAGATGAAGTCGGCTCTGGCTATAGCCTCGTCGAAAGATACCAGTTCAGCCCCAATGGCACGGGCCCGATCGGCA
Protein-coding regions in this window:
- the LOC133895438 gene encoding D-3-phosphoglycerate dehydrogenase 1, chloroplastic-like produces the protein MAASRALLPNPHASASPARARARLAAAAAPSSLTFAARSGGARIRCATLSSPAPVVSSESHRSQRISRAGSDGALRPKPAVLVAEKLSEAGLAVLREFADVECAYGMSPAELLAKVAQFDALIVRSGTKVTREVLEASRGRLRVVGRAGVGIDNVDLQAATEVGCLVVNAPTANTVAAAEHGIALLASMARNVSQADAALKAGKWQRSKYVGVSLVGKTLAIMGFGKVGSEVARRAKGLGMHVIAHDPYAPADRARAIGAELVSFDEAIARADFISLHMPLIPTTSKIFNEESFAKMKTGVRIINVARGGVIDEDALVRALDSGKVAQAALDVFTVEPPPKDSKLVLHENVTVTPHLGASTVEAQEGVAIEIAEAVVGALRGELAATAVNAPMVPAEVMSELAPYVSLAEKLGRMAVQLVTGDSGIKGVKVVYTTARGPDDLDTRLLRAMVTKGIVEPVSSTFVNLVNADYTAKQRGLRIIEERVSHDSPTAEAPLESIQVRLSQVQSKFAGAISDAGDIVLEGRVKYGVPHLTLVGPYEVDVSLEGNLILCRQIDQPGMIGKVGNILGQRNVNISFMSVGRTFRGKQAIMAIGVDEEPDKETLEKIGAIPAIEEFVFLEL